One region of Camelina sativa cultivar DH55 chromosome 6, Cs, whole genome shotgun sequence genomic DNA includes:
- the LOC104792094 gene encoding probable plastid-lipid-associated protein 9, chloroplastic — translation MALIQLGSVSGTSAVQLSFSSSVSPPLTTKASLSFQPEKKGWRNRKMICRAMVQEEAVQGIPLVYAREMERLSAKESLILAFNDAGGFEALVTGKISDIQRIDVNERITSLERLNPTPRPTTSPYLEGRWSFEWFGSSTPGQLATRVIFERFPSALVSLSTMDIVIKDNSTKATANIKLLNSIENKIILSSKLTIEGPLRMKEEYLEGILESPTVIEEALPEQLRGLLGQASTTLQQLPQPVKDTLANGLRIPLGGTYQRFFMISYLDDEILIIRDTAGVPEVLTRVETSSSSSVVENLEYNS, via the exons CTTCTCATCCTCCGTATCACCACCGTTGACGACGAAGGCTTCCCTCAGTTTTCAGCCGGAGAAGAAAGGTTGGAGGAACCGGAAAATGATATGCAGAGCTATGGTTCAAGAAGAAGCTGTTCAAGGGATTCCTTTGGTTTACGCTAGGGAAATGGAGCGTCTCTCTGCTAAGGAGTCTCTGATTCTCGCC TTCAATGATGCTGGAGGATTTGAGGCTCTAGTTACAGGGAAGATCAGTGATATACAAAGGATTGATGTGAATGAGAGAATAACTTCTCTTGAGCGGCTTAATCCAACTCCTAGACCAACCAC GTCTCCTTATCTTGAAGGGAGATGGAGTTTTGAGTGGTTTGGATCCAGCACTCCTGGTCAACTTGCTACTCGGGTTATATTCGA GAGGTTTCCTTCAGCATTAGTGAGTCTATCCACTATGGACATAGTCATTAAGGATAATAGCACAAAGGCAACTGCAAACATCAAACTCCTAAACTCg atagaaaacaaaatcatcctGTCATCGAAATTGACAATAGAAGGGCCTTTAAGGATGAAAGAAGAGTATTTAGAAGGAATACTAGAGTCGCCAACGGTTATTGAAGAAGCATTACCTGAACAGCTAAGAGGTTTATTGGGTCAAGCTTCTACCACGTTGCAGCAGCTTCCTCAACCTGTCAAGGATACTCTAGCCAATGGTCTAAGAATTCCCCTTG GTGGAACTTACCAAAGATTTTTCATGATTTCTTATCTAGACGACGAGATTCTT ATTATAAGAGATACCGCAGGAGTGCCTGAAGTTCTAACAAGGGTGGAAACATCGTCTTCATCTAGCGTTGTAGAGAATCTTGAATACAACAGTTAG
- the LOC104699193 gene encoding uncharacterized protein LOC104699193, whose amino-acid sequence MKASMKFREEQKPLFRAKVPLSILGLPFQSGIVAGESKELSLNLSTFFESGPSLKVAYRPNDSWNPFSLIVKTGTGSFGSPTSSSMLMSAEFNLLGKGNPSFMLHFKPQFGDFSIKKSHSSSGFEIKSMNGSVSEEDSSIEVVDSPAVNGCGGGFRKVTVLPSTSAGDIAGLLSGVEVAARTSLPVRGRAVLNFRWGVRVPTEIRRDFDPTAAISLRRFPFLVMNKIGIEHVDGSDAKLTKSTSDPGKVSGPGQLTSSGDVAEVCLAVNRQMEELI is encoded by the coding sequence ATGAAGGCGTCGATGAAGTTTCGGGAAGAGCAAAAGCCTCTTTTTAGGGCTAAGGTTCCTCTCAGTATCTTAGGTTTACCTTTTCAATCTGGAATCGTCGCCGGAGAATCAAAGGAGCTCAGCCTCAACCTCTCTACGTTTTTCGAATCTGGACCTTCTCTCAAAGTCGCTTACCGTCCAAACGATTCGTGGAACCCTTTCTCGCTGATCGTCAAAACCGGGACGGGATCTTTTGGTTCGCCGACATCAAGCTCCATGCTCATGAGCGCTGAATTCAATCTCTTAGGTAAAGGGAACCCTAGCTTTATGCTTCACTTCAAACCTCAATTCGGAGATTTCTCTATCAAAAAGTCTCATTCCTCGTCTGGATTCGAGATCAAATCGATGAATGGATCTGTTTCGGAAGAGGATTCGTCGATTGAGGTGGTCGATAGTCCTGCGGTCAACGGATGCGGCGGAGGATTTAGGAAAGTCACGGTTCTGCCTTCGACTTCTGCCGGAGATATCGCTGGTTTGCTCTCAGGCGTCGAGGTCGCGGCGAGGACGTCTTTGCCTGTGAGAGGACGCGCCGTTTTGAATTTCCGGTGGGGCGTTAGGGTTCCTACGGAGATCAGACGCGATTTTGATCCGACGGCTGCGATTTCGCTGAGGAGGTTCCCGTTTTTGGTGATGAATAAAATCGGAATCGAACACGTGGACGGCTCAGATGCTAAATTGACTAAGTCCACGAGCGATCCGGGTAAAGTTTCGGGTCCGGGTCAACTCACTAGTAGTGGTGACGTGGCGGAGGTGTGTTTGGCTGTGAATCGGCAGATGGAGGAGCTNATT
- the LOC104792092 gene encoding uncharacterized protein LOC104792092: MKASMKFREEQKPLFRAKVPLSILGLPFQSGIVAGESKELSLNLSTFFESGPSLKVAYRPNDSWNPFSLIVKTGTGSFGSPTSSSMLMSAEFNLLGKGNPSFMLHFKPQFGDFSIKKSHSSSGFEIKSMNGSVSEEDSSIEVVDSPAVNGCGGGFRKVTVLPSTSAGDIAGLLSGVEVAARTSLPVRGRAVLNFRWGVRVPTEIRRDFDPTAAISLRRFPFLVMNKIGIEHVDGSDAKLTKSTSDPGKVSGPGQLTSSGDVAEVCLAVNRQMEELRTENKQLKRAVDDLREVISNVRPYSPATIDYGSHSKYREPERSNNGGRPRADRWSSEKTTTSNYGGKKSKEEGDVAEELKKALKGAA; this comes from the coding sequence ATGAAGGCGTCGATGAAGTTTCGGGAAGAGCAAAAGCCTCTTTTTAGGGCTAAGGTTCCTCTCAGTATCTTAGGTTTACCTTTTCAATCTGGAATCGTCGCCGGAGAATCAAAGGAGCTCAGCCTCAACCTCTCTACGTTTTTCGAATCTGGACCTTCTCTCAAAGTCGCTTACCGTCCAAACGATTCGTGGAACCCTTTCTCGCTGATCGTCAAAACCGGGACGGGATCTTTTGGTTCGCCGACATCAAGCTCCATGCTCATGAGCGCTGAATTCAATCTCTTAGGTAAAGGGAACCCTAGCTTTATGCTTCACTTCAAACCTCAATTCGGAGATTTCTCTATCAAAAAGTCTCATTCCTCGTCTGGATTCGAGATCAAATCGATGAATGGATCTGTTTCGGAAGAGGATTCGTCGATTGAGGTGGTCGATAGTCCTGCGGTCAACGGATGCGGCGGAGGATTTAGGAAAGTCACGGTTCTGCCTTCGACTTCTGCCGGAGATATCGCTGGTTTGCTCTCAGGCGTCGAGGTCGCGGCGAGGACGTCTTTGCCTGTGAGAGGACGCGCCGTTTTGAACTTCCGGTGGGGCGTTAGGGTTCCTACGGAGATCAGACGCGATTTTGATCCGACGGCTGCTATTTCGCTGAGGAGGTTCCCGTTTTTGGTGATGAATAAAATCGGAATCGAACACGTGGACGGCTCAGATGCTAAATTGACTAAGTCCACGAGCGATCCGGGTAAAGTTTCGGGTCCGGGTCAACTCACTAGTAGTGGTGACGTGGCGGAGGTGTGTTTGGCTGTGAATCGGCAGATGGAGGAGCTTCGAACGGAGAACAAACAGTTAAAGAGAGCCGTAGACGATCTCCGGGAAGTGATCTCAAACGTCAGGCCATACTCGCCGGCGACAATAGATTACGGATCGCATTCAAAGTACCGCGAACCCGAGAGGAGCAACAATGGCGGGAGACCGAGAGCTGATCGGTGGAGCAGCGAGAAGACTACGACGTCCAATTACGGCGGTAAGAAAAGCAAGGAAGAAGGTGACGTAGCAGAGGAGCTGAAGAAAGCCTTGAAAGGAGCAGCTTGA
- the LOC104792093 gene encoding VQ motif-containing protein 25, with amino-acid sequence MEATIFEKRRSSSSSISMHKQSYSITKSKPKIRIIHIFAPEIIKTDVANFRELVQSLTGKPEDDQKASKAKPRRDIHRLHRQVQDMINTEKLTEPEQHCDDQGFCLNSEEISMTWNGNNVAGESSGGFLNGLGDFEGFIQELGEFPYLPLSSMDASASSNSSSSSHLHGGSVFSDAHHQFV; translated from the coding sequence ATGGAAGCCACGATCTtcgagaaaagaagaagctcatCATCAAGCATATCGATGCACAAACAGTCCTACTCGATAACCAAATCGAAGCCAAAGATCCGAATAATTCACATATTTGCTCCTGAGATCATCAAGACCGACGTTGCCAACTTCCGTGAGCTCGTACAAAGCCTTACCGGCAAACCAGAAGACGATCAGAAAGCTTCCAAAGCAAAACCTAGAAGAGATATTCATCGTCTTCACCGTCAAGTACAAGACATGATCAACACAGAGAAACTAACAGAACCTGAGCAGCATTGTGATGATCAAGGCTTCTGCTTAAACTCAGAAGAGATCTCCATGACTTGGAACGGTAATAATGTAGCTGGTGAGAGCTCCGGAGGGTTCTTGAATGGTTTGGGAGATTTCGAAGGGTTTATTCAAGAACTTGGTGAATTTCCGTATTTACCCTTGTCTTCAATGGATGCTTCTGCTTCTTCTaattcctcttcttcctctcatttACATGGTGGATCAGTTTTCTCAGATGCTCACCACCAATTCGTGTAA